In Salinigranum marinum, one DNA window encodes the following:
- a CDS encoding alpha/beta hydrolase, with amino-acid sequence MTQVEDRRMIAFDRPGYGLSDAFVYTEANVRRTVVDVLLEVLDTMEADRIDLVGHSMGGQTAILFALMHPARVRRLVLIGAVVGFPGTHPPFRIRLLTVPVLNRVIRRLQKSGDEGVLDIAETFGERDAIRAHPAFIRAIAAHEAEPKSAEAGFSEFNALVSVRGWRPSVRLSPDELRSIQPPTTIVWGENDTLGGPDDVRNGLALISDVRFETVDAGHIPFLDHPKRCTALLG; translated from the coding sequence ATGACCCAGGTCGAAGACCGTCGGATGATCGCGTTCGACCGACCGGGGTACGGTCTCAGCGACGCGTTTGTCTACACTGAAGCCAACGTTCGACGCACCGTCGTCGATGTCCTCCTGGAAGTCCTCGACACGATGGAAGCCGACCGGATCGATCTCGTCGGGCACTCCATGGGCGGTCAGACGGCGATACTGTTCGCACTCATGCATCCGGCACGGGTTCGGCGTCTCGTCTTGATCGGAGCCGTGGTAGGCTTCCCGGGAACGCATCCGCCGTTTCGTATTCGACTCTTGACAGTTCCCGTGCTCAATCGGGTGATACGGCGGCTGCAGAAGTCGGGTGACGAAGGCGTCCTCGATATCGCGGAAACATTCGGAGAACGCGACGCGATCCGGGCCCATCCGGCGTTCATTCGGGCGATCGCAGCCCACGAAGCCGAGCCGAAATCGGCCGAGGCGGGATTCAGCGAGTTCAACGCGCTCGTCTCGGTACGGGGATGGCGTCCGTCCGTCAGGCTCAGTCCAGACGAGTTACGGAGTATCCAGCCCCCCACGACGATCGTCTGGGGTGAGAACGACACGCTGGGTGGACCCGATGACGTCCGCAACGGTCTCGCGTTGATTTCGGATGTCCGGTTCGAGACCGTCGACGCCGGACACATCCCCTTTCTGGATCACCCGAAGCGGTGTACAGCACTCCTCGGATGA
- a CDS encoding response regulator has translation MAQEREGTILVVDDEREVVDAYALRLRTRYGDVRTAYGGEQALAEMDESVDVVLLDRRMPYSGDKVLRDLRDQGYDCRVIMVTAVDPGFGITDMPFDDYLCKPIEKADLFAAVDQQLEAASYDDPLTAFFSLTAKLAVLEAEHASEQLAESGEYLRMQRRSDELREELAVSEENFAEMRETFTAINRAG, from the coding sequence ATGGCACAGGAAAGGGAGGGAACGATTCTCGTCGTCGACGACGAACGCGAAGTCGTCGATGCGTACGCGCTCCGGTTACGGACGCGATACGGAGACGTCCGAACGGCGTACGGTGGCGAGCAAGCGCTCGCGGAGATGGACGAGTCGGTCGACGTGGTGCTGTTGGACCGTCGGATGCCCTACTCGGGCGACAAGGTGTTGAGAGACCTCCGAGACCAGGGGTACGACTGTCGGGTCATCATGGTGACTGCGGTCGACCCCGGGTTCGGAATCACCGACATGCCCTTCGACGATTACCTCTGCAAACCGATCGAGAAAGCGGACCTCTTCGCTGCTGTCGATCAGCAACTGGAGGCGGCGTCGTACGACGACCCACTCACGGCCTTCTTCAGTCTCACCGCGAAACTGGCCGTGCTCGAGGCCGAGCACGCGTCCGAACAGCTCGCGGAGTCCGGTGAGTACCTCCGGATGCAGCGGCGGAGCGATGAACTCCGCGAGGAACTCGCCGTCTCCGAGGAGAACTTCGCCGAGATGCGAGAGACGTTCACCGCGATCAACCGGGCCGGCTGA
- a CDS encoding sensor histidine kinase has product MRLRTKFAVVFIVVTLVLSGSVLAAVDFYRRDAVEESRVNVDETATLTAEQIDASIRDRQDYLGLVASRPGARQFEQRGPFLDALLVNSRFYAAQIVAANGTVIAFRGDITAQQRRAVLGSNRSAAPYVRAALDGRSFVGEGEAVDGADRHVLVFSTPIFEGGEVTGVLAGAIDLDSQTVFGALPPLETSRQTVRVVGNGMELREGDRQFAASIEASATVEATGWTVTVVRDRSALDARLRRLGLFQLGQLGIVLLVMAGFGYWQYAASLRQTERLLGGFGDLGAGEYDRTVSLSGGTEWEQISDGFNDLAATLRARQAALRRRTQRLEVMYRVVRHNLRNQLTVLLTYADVIADVTDDDEIRRAARSIGDAGRTLTHLSERARQIETALADDQTPSRVDVSDIVSDVVADLREAYPAVAIETSLPDDVWVRALPSLRMAIESVCENACQHNDAEDPHLEVTVSVVDGTGEPGTSIEDSTRPDPADHGVQGPDQRSGEAVEPARDDGVADSESDHWVRVAVADNGPGLPEQERTAITEGRETELEHASGLGLWLAHWVVDRSGGHLRFHDASPRGTVVELLLPGVAATTATPDSDGGPAGGR; this is encoded by the coding sequence ATGCGGCTCCGGACGAAGTTCGCGGTCGTCTTCATCGTCGTGACACTCGTACTGAGTGGGTCGGTTCTCGCAGCCGTGGACTTCTACCGGCGCGACGCGGTCGAGGAGTCCCGCGTGAACGTCGACGAGACAGCGACCCTGACGGCCGAGCAGATCGACGCATCGATCCGTGACAGACAGGACTACCTGGGACTCGTCGCGTCCCGGCCGGGCGCACGCCAGTTCGAGCAGCGCGGCCCGTTCCTCGACGCGTTGCTGGTGAACTCCCGGTTCTACGCCGCTCAGATCGTCGCCGCGAACGGGACCGTCATCGCCTTCCGCGGAGACATCACGGCTCAGCAGCGGCGAGCCGTCCTCGGATCGAACCGGAGCGCCGCGCCCTACGTCAGGGCGGCGCTCGACGGACGCTCGTTCGTGGGAGAGGGGGAGGCAGTCGACGGCGCCGACAGGCACGTCCTCGTGTTCAGCACGCCCATCTTCGAGGGCGGGGAGGTCACGGGCGTGCTCGCGGGGGCGATCGATCTCGACTCACAGACCGTTTTCGGCGCACTCCCGCCCCTAGAAACGAGCAGACAGACCGTTCGGGTCGTCGGGAACGGGATGGAACTCCGCGAGGGAGACCGCCAGTTCGCCGCGTCGATTGAGGCGTCCGCGACCGTCGAGGCGACCGGGTGGACGGTCACGGTCGTTCGGGACCGCTCGGCGCTCGACGCCCGACTCCGTCGCCTGGGGCTGTTTCAGCTCGGCCAGCTGGGGATCGTCCTCCTGGTAATGGCCGGGTTCGGCTACTGGCAGTACGCCGCGAGCCTTCGGCAGACGGAGCGCCTCCTCGGAGGATTCGGCGACCTCGGGGCTGGAGAGTACGACCGTACCGTCTCGCTCAGTGGCGGCACCGAGTGGGAGCAGATCAGCGACGGGTTCAACGACCTTGCGGCGACGCTCCGAGCGCGCCAGGCGGCGCTTCGTCGACGAACACAGCGACTGGAAGTCATGTACCGCGTGGTGCGGCACAACCTCCGGAACCAGCTGACGGTCCTGTTGACGTACGCAGACGTCATCGCCGACGTCACCGACGACGACGAGATACGCAGGGCGGCCCGGTCTATCGGCGACGCCGGCCGAACGCTCACGCATCTCAGCGAGCGTGCGCGTCAGATCGAGACCGCCCTCGCGGACGACCAGACGCCGTCGCGGGTCGACGTGAGCGACATCGTCTCCGATGTCGTCGCCGACCTCCGCGAGGCGTATCCGGCGGTGGCTATCGAGACGTCGCTCCCGGACGACGTCTGGGTGCGCGCCCTCCCCTCGCTCCGGATGGCGATCGAGAGCGTCTGTGAGAACGCCTGCCAGCACAACGACGCCGAGGATCCGCACCTCGAGGTGACCGTCTCCGTCGTCGACGGAACGGGTGAGCCCGGAACGAGCATAGAAGACTCGACCCGGCCCGACCCCGCCGATCACGGCGTCCAGGGGCCCGACCAGCGCAGTGGTGAGGCCGTCGAGCCTGCGCGGGACGATGGTGTCGCCGACAGCGAGAGCGACCACTGGGTCCGCGTCGCGGTCGCCGACAACGGCCCCGGTCTCCCCGAACAAGAGCGAACTGCGATCACCGAGGGACGCGAGACGGAACTCGAACACGCGAGCGGGCTCGGTCTCTGGTTGGCCCACTGGGTCGTCGACCGTTCCGGTGGCCATCTCCGGTTCCACGACGCGTCACCTCGGGGGACGGTCGTCGAACTGCTGCTGCCGGGGGTCGCTGCAACGACGGCGACACCCGACTCGGACGGGGGGCCGGCCGGAGGACGCTAG
- a CDS encoding PGF-pre-PGF domain-containing protein, with amino-acid sequence MNLHVPGWTVRVLLVVAVVLSTAAVGVAVQPTRQVSRQVDATPDIAVQPEVLRFSNATDESDARTLSIRNVGDAPLTIDAVAIVGPDRASFERAFEGPVTLGPGERQNVTVTFDAPTARPQFATLHILSTDPDEPQRNVWLTNTRTVADVSPSRVLERKTLVNATITDAEANTTQSLNISWPLTRDDVVAVDALSFTPERAGSVTLSVATNVSRFGDVPAFAPADGTEPAGYVHVDHSIANEDVGNVTFHVRVRKDRLAGNETGPEDVALYRHEAGGWVELPTRFVDEGETHYFFEARAPGLSDFTTGVKQAKFRITDALVTVTRISTHQGTEVRVRVRNVGGADGTYTVKLLLEETVVDRTELSIAPNGTRQATFERSFDEPGTYQVYVNERFVGNVTVESGDTVTTGASTPGRTGTPRAETTDDAPTARPEAGGTTSGESVPGLGFGTTAVALLVAALSVAVRRRHR; translated from the coding sequence ATGAACCTACACGTCCCCGGGTGGACCGTACGGGTGCTCCTCGTGGTGGCGGTCGTGCTCTCGACCGCCGCGGTCGGGGTGGCAGTCCAGCCCACGCGCCAAGTCTCGCGGCAGGTCGACGCGACACCGGATATCGCGGTCCAGCCCGAGGTGCTCCGCTTCTCGAACGCGACGGACGAGTCGGACGCGCGGACGCTCTCGATACGGAACGTGGGCGACGCCCCGCTGACGATCGACGCGGTCGCGATCGTGGGGCCCGACCGGGCGTCGTTCGAGCGAGCGTTCGAGGGGCCGGTGACGCTCGGCCCGGGCGAGCGACAGAACGTCACCGTCACCTTCGACGCCCCGACCGCGCGCCCGCAGTTCGCGACGCTGCACATCCTGAGCACCGACCCGGACGAGCCACAACGGAACGTCTGGCTCACGAACACGCGGACGGTCGCGGACGTCTCGCCGTCGCGCGTGTTAGAGCGGAAGACGCTAGTGAACGCCACGATCACGGACGCCGAGGCGAACACGACGCAGTCGCTCAACATCTCGTGGCCGTTGACGCGCGACGACGTCGTCGCCGTCGACGCGCTCTCGTTCACGCCCGAACGTGCCGGATCCGTCACGCTCAGCGTGGCGACGAACGTGAGTCGGTTCGGCGACGTCCCCGCGTTCGCCCCCGCCGACGGAACGGAACCCGCGGGATACGTCCACGTCGATCACAGCATCGCGAACGAGGACGTCGGTAACGTCACGTTCCACGTCCGTGTCCGGAAAGACCGCCTGGCCGGGAACGAGACCGGCCCGGAGGACGTCGCGCTGTACCGTCACGAGGCGGGCGGGTGGGTCGAACTCCCGACCCGGTTCGTCGACGAGGGTGAGACGCACTACTTCTTCGAGGCGAGGGCACCCGGGCTCTCGGACTTCACGACGGGCGTCAAGCAGGCGAAGTTCCGCATCACCGACGCGCTCGTGACCGTCACACGGATCAGCACACACCAGGGGACCGAGGTCCGGGTCCGCGTGCGGAACGTCGGTGGCGCCGACGGCACGTACACGGTGAAACTGCTCCTCGAAGAGACCGTGGTGGACCGCACGGAGCTATCTATCGCCCCGAACGGGACCCGACAGGCCACCTTCGAGCGCTCCTTCGACGAGCCCGGGACGTATCAGGTGTACGTCAACGAGCGGTTCGTCGGGAACGTGACGGTCGAGTCCGGGGACACCGTGACGACGGGTGCATCCACACCGGGACGGACGGGAACCCCCCGAGCCGAGACCACGGACGACGCGCCCACGGCGCGTCCCGAGGCTGGTGGGACCACGAGCGGCGAGTCCGTCCCCGGACTCGGATTCGGGACGACTGCTGTCGCACTGCTCGTGGCGGCGCTCTCCGTCGCCGTCCGCCGTCGTCACCGGTAG
- a CDS encoding DUF7331 family protein — protein MTSSHDTHDRSQPDGRIHLLPADDGVVIYDVETPSGWLKSDHAVALADWR, from the coding sequence ATGACCTCGAGCCACGACACGCACGACCGGAGCCAGCCCGACGGCCGAATCCACCTCCTGCCCGCGGACGACGGCGTCGTCATCTACGACGTCGAGACGCCGTCCGGGTGGCTCAAATCCGACCACGCGGTCGCTCTCGCGGACTGGCGGTAA